From Carya illinoinensis cultivar Pawnee chromosome 5, C.illinoinensisPawnee_v1, whole genome shotgun sequence, one genomic window encodes:
- the LOC122309414 gene encoding uncharacterized protein LOC122309414 isoform X1, with amino-acid sequence MLESIDCMRCKWKNCPTAWHGRKEMIGVTTDDGGRRHLPLWMLGVTAANENNNHAPEGLMPQAYHSESKTVTKGPDKGILFHEKDASGVNSHSFVKCERKRKRKSSQQEAKCVDIIAETVSEKKKYKSRRKVQESIACKRQKEKGSDFRSDEEFENQPQNDDDVELIMDDLMTIAEEYVEAEKNKDWQASNSECGSRRKVPTKLSSSNDSGGLLDVPNTNRGSNPHDLTAFDSSNVTGAREEIATIDTRTGDPAQDMLDLFLGPLLKKSLKEENKPFVKDMQFAYEFERLNQNNVFGEEAEPLVKKKSSLSERVAKFLD; translated from the exons GAAGGAAAGAAATGATTGGAGTTACTACTGATGATGGAGGTCGACGGCATCTACCATTATGGATGCTGGGTGTCACTGCTGCCAATGAAAACAACAACCACGCTCCTGAAGGACTTATGCCCCAAGCTTACCATTCTGAGTCAAAGACTGTGACTAAAGGACCTGATAAAGGGATTCTGTTTCATGAGAAGGATGCTTCGGGTGTAAATTCACATTCTTTTGTAAAGtgtgaaagaaagagaaaaagaaaatcaagtcAACAAGAAGCAAAGTGTGTTGATATTATCGCTGAAACTGTTTCAGAGAAGAAAAAGTATAAGAGTAGGAGGAAAGTTCAGGAATCTATTGCATGTAAAAGGCAAAAAGAAAAGGGTTCTGACTTTCGAAGCGATGAGGAATTTGAGAATCAGCCtcaaaatgatgatgatgtggaGCTGATAATGGATGATCTGATGACCATTGCAGAAGag TATGTTGAAGCTGAGAAGAATAAGGATTGGCAAGCATCAAATAGTGAATGTGGTTCCAGAAGGAAAGTTCCAACGAAACTCTCTTCCAGTAATGACTCAGGGGGCTTGCTTGATGTCCCAAATACTAATCGAGGTTCAAACCCTCATGACTTGACTGCTTTTGATAGTTCCAATGTGACTGGGGCCAGGGAAGAAATTGCCACCATTGACACGAGAACCGGGGATCCTGCTCAGGACATGTTGGATCTGTTTTTGGGTCCCTTGCTTAAGAAATCCCTCAAGGAGGAGAATAAACCTTTTGTGAAGGATATGCAATTTGCCTAtgagtttgaaaggttaaatcaGAATAATGTTTTTGGAGAAGAAGCAGAACCCCTTGTGAAAAAGAAGAGCAGTCTCAGCGAGAGGGTAGCAAAGTTTCTTGACTGA
- the LOC122311314 gene encoding gibberellin 2-beta-dioxygenase 6-like, whose protein sequence is MPESNPPLLPNYKALLSHTADEVAALECNVWKGGAVMEECQLPLIDLDGLKCRDAMERLACSTAICRASSEWGFFQVVNHGISSELLGKIRGEQIKLFQAPFEMKQICGLLNNSYRWGTPTATRPTQFSWSEAFHIPLTKISEEACYGQFGSLRGVLKEFAEAMAKLARLLAGVLTENLGNRKEVFEDICEESTCFLRLNRYPACPISPEIFGLVPHTDSDFLTILYQDQVGGLQLMKDSKWVAVKPNQDALIVNIGDLFQAWSNDVYKSVEHKVMANTKRERYSIAYFLCPSYDSLIESCREPSVYRKFTFGEYRKKVQEDVKRDGYKVGLPRFLL, encoded by the exons ATGCCGGAATCAAACCCACCTCTCCTGCCGAATTACAAAGCGCTTTTGAGCCACACAGCTGATGAAGTTGCTGCACTTGAGTGCAATGTATGGAAAGGTGGAGCAGTAATGGAGGAATGTCAACTGCCATTGATAGACCTCGACGGTCTGAAATGTCGTGACGCAATGGAGAGGCTTGCTTGCTCTACAGCAATATGTAGAGCATCATCAGAGTGGGGGTTCTTCCAAGTGGTGAATCATGGAATAAGCAGTGAGTTGCTTGGGAAGATAAGAGGAGAGCAGATAAAACTGTTTCAAGCCCCTTTTGAGATGAAACAAATTTGTGGGCTTCTAAATAATTCCTACAGGTGGGGAACACCAACTGCTACTCGCCCAACCCAGTTTTCATGGTCTGAAGCATTCCACATTCCTCTCACAAAGATCTCTGAAGAAGCTTGTTATGGACAGTTTGGCTCTCTGAG AGGAGTGCTGAAGGAATTTGCAGAAGCCATGGCAAAACTAGCAAGATTGCTTGCAGGGGTTCTAACAGAGAATTTGGGCAACCGAAAGGAAGTGTTTGAGGATATTTGTGAAGAAAGCACATGCTTTCTTCGCTTGAATCGCTACCCTGCCTGTCCAATATCTCCAGAAATTTTCGGATTGGTGCCCCACACCGACAGTGATTTCCTCACAATCCTTTATCAAGACCAAGTTGGTGGACTTCAGCTCATGAAAGATTCCAAATGGGTGGCTGTAAAACCCAACCAAGATGCTCTCATTGTCAATATTGGAGATCTTTTTCAG GCATGGAGCAACGATGTGTACAAAAGCGTGGAGCACAAGGTGATGGCTAACACGAAGAGGGAAAGATACTCAATAGCATACTTCCTTTGCCCTTCCTATGACTCCTTAATCGAGAGTTGCAGAGAACCTTCAGTCTATAGAAAGTTTACTTTTGGAGAATACAGGAAAAAAGTTCAAGAAGATGTCAAAAGAGACGGCTACAAAGTGGGCCTTCCAAGATTTCTACTTTAG
- the LOC122309414 gene encoding uncharacterized protein LOC122309414 isoform X2, which produces MIGVTTDDGGRRHLPLWMLGVTAANENNNHAPEGLMPQAYHSESKTVTKGPDKGILFHEKDASGVNSHSFVKCERKRKRKSSQQEAKCVDIIAETVSEKKKYKSRRKVQESIACKRQKEKGSDFRSDEEFENQPQNDDDVELIMDDLMTIAEEYVEAEKNKDWQASNSECGSRRKVPTKLSSSNDSGGLLDVPNTNRGSNPHDLTAFDSSNVTGAREEIATIDTRTGDPAQDMLDLFLGPLLKKSLKEENKPFVKDMQFAYEFERLNQNNVFGEEAEPLVKKKSSLSERVAKFLD; this is translated from the exons ATGATTGGAGTTACTACTGATGATGGAGGTCGACGGCATCTACCATTATGGATGCTGGGTGTCACTGCTGCCAATGAAAACAACAACCACGCTCCTGAAGGACTTATGCCCCAAGCTTACCATTCTGAGTCAAAGACTGTGACTAAAGGACCTGATAAAGGGATTCTGTTTCATGAGAAGGATGCTTCGGGTGTAAATTCACATTCTTTTGTAAAGtgtgaaagaaagagaaaaagaaaatcaagtcAACAAGAAGCAAAGTGTGTTGATATTATCGCTGAAACTGTTTCAGAGAAGAAAAAGTATAAGAGTAGGAGGAAAGTTCAGGAATCTATTGCATGTAAAAGGCAAAAAGAAAAGGGTTCTGACTTTCGAAGCGATGAGGAATTTGAGAATCAGCCtcaaaatgatgatgatgtggaGCTGATAATGGATGATCTGATGACCATTGCAGAAGag TATGTTGAAGCTGAGAAGAATAAGGATTGGCAAGCATCAAATAGTGAATGTGGTTCCAGAAGGAAAGTTCCAACGAAACTCTCTTCCAGTAATGACTCAGGGGGCTTGCTTGATGTCCCAAATACTAATCGAGGTTCAAACCCTCATGACTTGACTGCTTTTGATAGTTCCAATGTGACTGGGGCCAGGGAAGAAATTGCCACCATTGACACGAGAACCGGGGATCCTGCTCAGGACATGTTGGATCTGTTTTTGGGTCCCTTGCTTAAGAAATCCCTCAAGGAGGAGAATAAACCTTTTGTGAAGGATATGCAATTTGCCTAtgagtttgaaaggttaaatcaGAATAATGTTTTTGGAGAAGAAGCAGAACCCCTTGTGAAAAAGAAGAGCAGTCTCAGCGAGAGGGTAGCAAAGTTTCTTGACTGA